AACTGCATCCTGTAACCAGAAATGCAGCGGTAGCCAGCATGAGTATGGTCCGCAGATATGATTTGAACACCGTATTCTCCCTCAGCTTTAGAACAGTCCGCACGCAATCGTCATCTGTTCTGCGCGAATGGTAAAAACCACCAGGCAAAGATCAGCCGCTTTGCCTCTGGCTGCATATAATGCGAAATCGACCTTGATAATGGTTTAGCTGTGCGCTCTGGCCTCGACCCGTTCGGCCAAGGCTTCAAGCATGCTTATAAGCTTATCCTTGCCGGTGGATCCCCCTGCTTCGGCGGGCTCCTGCGTCTGCTCCACAGGCGGCGCGCTGCCCAGGCGCGCGTTCAGCGTGGCTATACGCTGCCGCAGATCAGCACTTTCTTCCGGCGCGGTGGCCGCAGCGGCCAACTCATGATAAATATCCAGCGCTCCTTTGATGTCGCCCTGTTCTGCCAGCACTTCGGCCATTGAACGCGTCCGCAGCGAAAAACGCTCCTCACTGTCGTCAGCCTCTTCACCAGGCTGCGCGACGCCGCCAGTCGCGTTTTCCATCATGGGATCCGCATCATGGGCAAGGGGGCTCTGCGAGGTCGCCCCCTCAGCGTCATCGCTGTGCGAGCGTGCCGTTATGGAATGCAGGGGCGCTTCCAGTGATGCGCCGTCCTCGTCTTCATCTGGATCAAAGGCATCCAGCTTTTCATGAACCAGATGGTCGGCTGCCACAGGGTCAGTACCGGTGTCTTCATGCGCCAGATGCTCGTGCGCCTGCCGTGCGGCAGAGCTTGCGTCGGTATCGGCATCGTCCTCTGACTGAGCGGCCTTGTGGTCCCCCTGCCGGGCGAGAATATCTTGTTGTCCGGAAGAGGACGGCAGCGCGTCTGATTCGGATACTGGCGCTGCTTCATGCTCGGAGGTATGAGTGCGGGCAAGACCTTCAAGTGAAGCTTGAAGGTCTTCCGTTTCCCCCATAGCAGGGTGCTGCGTGTCAGGCCCTGCTGCAGGAGCGTTGTGCCCGAGCAGACTGGTGACGCCCTGATCTAGCACTTCTCGCAAGGATACTGGCCCTTTGGCAAAATTGAGGGCCAGAA
This DNA window, taken from Desulfovibrio sp. 86, encodes the following:
- a CDS encoding tetratricopeptide repeat protein is translated as MTEKIEWYKEVLALEPNSKVFFPLARLLVEEGHSDEAVAVLEQGLARHDEFLEARLFLIELLYKTGQQNSCEAQVEKLSRMFTAYSGFWQAWAASTLTSGQSPDTAAVMRFLALNFAKGPVSLREVLDQGVTSLLGHNAPAAGPDTQHPAMGETEDLQASLEGLARTHTSEHEAAPVSESDALPSSSGQQDILARQGDHKAAQSEDDADTDASSAARQAHEHLAHEDTGTDPVAADHLVHEKLDAFDPDEDEDGASLEAPLHSITARSHSDDAEGATSQSPLAHDADPMMENATGGVAQPGEEADDSEERFSLRTRSMAEVLAEQGDIKGALDIYHELAAAATAPEESADLRQRIATLNARLGSAPPVEQTQEPAEAGGSTGKDKLISMLEALAERVEARAHS